One part of the Bdellovibrio bacteriovorus genome encodes these proteins:
- a CDS encoding phospholipase D-like domain-containing protein, with the protein MNKHLGGLLLAITLLTSCTGPQRAPSSVMYDDERANRIQEIDVELSRYWNKDWKYNQELFQKGQENAKFRKDLDHAHENWPYVEALLKERNAEINQLSSKLYLREWSGLGPWFEATFRPRLFEKEEVLRIRSMDDFKFGSQQGSFPIEHMFYGTYILRFENDLPVENSPFRDERSNQQKKYLKARLECDGDIIHPGSWIFSGEKQSRVYEFNWYYNRENGQKIRVKFTPRVNYCKFSFRDPDKSSTWTNGLQLVDLGRVSQEWIKLTNQIDICARPDGNFGNDVTAFFWKQDFNYTTCPQTFDKLVNLRDPYVSINQKILALTGSPLSRRDFNKKNPLAELDFSKAPKFDIIWVSSLNFSADFYGMVLSSALRYHGQQGTQIRILVPEVTMTKKDKAILDRLQQGLPNIKVQYYKYVLSDENNGGWFDKFHRVNHTKLIVGHSSTNTKDSFLITGGRNIRDSYIFSDTPFYKAYKYLKNYGDGEEAYVYYDDFEIEIRGYAFVKSVMAQMLSFWMRDPETQRHRSTNINVPKEATADQVMRLRSLPYAAPLVRHITSMPYFDGYQLEKFYIDMIDSAQSELLLTTPYFRPSVAISAALDRAVQRKVKVKIITRIHLAGDGTPKIAEDVNKQGINRHLKNVEIYEWTQPNSIMHSKILVIDKKLSFISSVNMNRRSFIHDTESGVLILHGPTALEMRKEALDYISKGRRITAQEKVGWINSTLIDWGDSLF; encoded by the coding sequence ATGAACAAGCATTTGGGAGGCCTTTTACTGGCCATCACATTACTGACTTCATGCACGGGCCCGCAGCGCGCACCGAGCTCTGTGATGTATGACGATGAACGCGCCAACCGCATTCAGGAAATCGACGTCGAACTTTCCCGTTATTGGAACAAAGACTGGAAGTACAATCAGGAGCTATTCCAAAAAGGACAGGAAAACGCAAAGTTTCGAAAAGACCTCGATCATGCCCATGAAAACTGGCCCTATGTTGAAGCCTTGCTGAAAGAGCGCAACGCCGAGATCAACCAGCTGTCCTCGAAGCTTTACTTGCGTGAATGGTCGGGCCTGGGTCCGTGGTTTGAGGCCACCTTCCGCCCCCGCCTGTTTGAAAAAGAAGAAGTGCTTAGAATCCGTTCAATGGATGACTTCAAATTCGGCTCCCAACAGGGCTCCTTCCCGATTGAACATATGTTTTATGGCACCTACATTCTGCGCTTTGAAAACGACTTGCCGGTTGAAAACAGTCCTTTCCGTGACGAAAGAAGCAACCAGCAGAAAAAATACCTGAAAGCACGACTGGAGTGTGATGGCGACATCATTCATCCTGGCTCATGGATTTTCTCGGGCGAAAAGCAAAGCCGTGTGTATGAATTCAACTGGTACTACAACCGTGAAAACGGTCAGAAAATAAGAGTGAAATTCACTCCACGTGTGAACTATTGTAAGTTCTCGTTCCGTGATCCCGACAAGTCCTCAACATGGACCAACGGTCTGCAGCTGGTGGATCTGGGCCGCGTGTCCCAGGAGTGGATCAAGTTGACCAACCAAATCGACATCTGCGCCCGTCCCGATGGGAACTTCGGCAACGACGTGACCGCGTTCTTCTGGAAGCAGGACTTCAACTATACAACCTGCCCGCAGACCTTCGACAAACTGGTGAATCTGCGTGACCCTTACGTGTCGATCAATCAAAAGATCCTGGCGCTAACGGGCTCACCACTAAGCCGCAGGGACTTCAACAAAAAGAATCCACTGGCCGAGCTGGATTTTTCCAAAGCTCCGAAGTTTGACATCATCTGGGTTTCTTCTTTGAACTTCTCGGCGGACTTTTATGGCATGGTGCTGTCCAGTGCTCTTCGCTATCATGGTCAGCAAGGAACACAGATTCGCATTCTGGTCCCGGAAGTCACTATGACTAAAAAGGACAAGGCGATTCTGGATCGCTTGCAACAGGGTCTTCCGAACATCAAAGTGCAGTACTATAAATACGTACTGTCTGATGAAAACAACGGCGGCTGGTTTGACAAGTTCCACCGGGTGAATCACACGAAACTGATTGTTGGTCATTCCAGCACCAACACCAAAGACAGCTTCCTGATCACCGGGGGCCGCAACATTCGCGATTCTTATATATTTAGTGATACACCTTTCTATAAGGCGTACAAATACCTGAAGAACTACGGCGATGGCGAAGAGGCTTATGTTTATTATGACGATTTCGAAATCGAAATCCGTGGTTATGCCTTCGTAAAATCCGTGATGGCCCAGATGCTGTCCTTCTGGATGCGTGATCCAGAAACCCAGCGCCACCGGTCCACAAACATCAACGTGCCTAAAGAAGCCACAGCAGATCAGGTCATGCGCCTGCGCTCACTTCCTTATGCCGCACCACTGGTTCGTCACATCACTTCGATGCCTTACTTTGACGGCTATCAGTTGGAAAAGTTCTATATCGACATGATTGATTCAGCCCAATCAGAACTGCTGCTGACCACACCGTACTTCCGCCCGTCCGTGGCAATCAGTGCAGCGTTGGATCGCGCTGTTCAGCGCAAAGTCAAAGTGAAGATCATCACCCGTATTCATCTGGCTGGTGACGGCACGCCAAAGATCGCCGAAGACGTGAACAAACAAGGCATCAACCGCCACCTGAAAAATGTCGAAATTTACGAATGGACCCAACCCAATTCGATCATGCATTCGAAAATTCTGGTGATCGACAAAAAGTTGAGTTTCATCAGCAGCGTTAACATGAACCGCCGAAGCTTCATCCACGACACTGAAAGCGGCGTATTGATTTTGCACGGCCCCACCGCGCTAGAAATGCGCAAAGAGGCCTTAGACTACATCAGCAAAGGCCGCCGCATCACAGCCCAAGAAAAAGTAGGCTGGATCAACTCGACCCTAATCGACTGGGGAGATTCGCTCTTCTAA
- a CDS encoding Hsp33 family molecular chaperone HslO: MSKERVHRFVSKDLTVRIAAVNATEVVRHMQGLQNTYPLATVAVGRSMVGALLMAAQLKDDQMVGLLFRGNGPLGSVYAEASYNGHVRGYTANPQYQPANYDNGLSLKDAIGIGLLSVARHQPFQKQPFQGTVELVSGEIGQDIAHYLHQSHQIRSLVSLGVYLDTYGKVRSAGGVLIEVMPGVDEAVVERIQKNYEDKKPNISQMLLDGATAEQLVAPFMDGIPFEEIEHKPEVEYFCPCTKDRVMRALELLTVEDFEDMIKKSEPVHVTCQVCGRPYEVSIPEVQELKDKLHKESLH, from the coding sequence ATGAGTAAAGAACGAGTTCATCGCTTCGTATCCAAAGATCTGACTGTGCGTATTGCCGCAGTGAATGCGACTGAAGTCGTTCGACATATGCAGGGTCTGCAAAACACTTATCCCTTGGCCACGGTAGCCGTGGGCCGCAGCATGGTGGGCGCCCTTTTGATGGCGGCTCAATTGAAGGACGATCAAATGGTCGGCCTGCTTTTCCGTGGTAACGGCCCGCTGGGAAGTGTTTATGCAGAGGCGTCCTACAACGGACACGTGCGTGGTTACACCGCAAACCCACAATACCAACCAGCCAATTATGACAATGGTTTGTCTTTGAAAGACGCCATCGGCATCGGTTTGTTGAGTGTGGCTCGACATCAGCCATTCCAAAAACAACCGTTCCAAGGAACTGTTGAACTGGTCAGCGGTGAAATCGGGCAGGACATCGCCCACTATCTGCACCAGTCCCACCAAATCCGATCATTGGTTTCTTTGGGTGTATATCTGGACACTTACGGCAAAGTCCGTTCTGCCGGCGGCGTACTGATTGAAGTCATGCCTGGCGTGGACGAAGCGGTCGTGGAAAGAATCCAGAAAAATTACGAAGACAAAAAACCAAACATCTCACAAATGCTTTTGGACGGCGCCACTGCCGAACAATTGGTGGCCCCATTCATGGATGGCATCCCGTTTGAAGAAATCGAACACAAACCGGAAGTTGAATATTTCTGCCCATGCACCAAAGACCGCGTGATGCGAGCTTTGGAACTTTTGACGGTGGAAGATTTCGAAGACATGATCAAAAAATCCGAACCAGTCCACGTGACTTGTCAGGTTTGTGGTCGTCCTTACGAAGTTTCCATTCCTGAGGTTCAGGAGCTTAAAGACAAGCTTCACAAAGAGTCCCTTCACTAG
- a CDS encoding phosphoglycerate mutase family protein: protein MKIYVFRHAQKAMDFSGDPDLTAEGHAQASKLLDKVLKEELPRPTELWVSPKKRTHSTFRPLSQHLGLPLITQDALLEQKGDETLSDFRKRISKLLENAATKTDATIFMCSHYDWVVEAMGVAPADKDLSDAEFSHWSPCQHVGFHVNSDGVFEFIELKRIQL from the coding sequence ATGAAGATCTACGTCTTTAGACACGCCCAGAAAGCCATGGATTTTTCCGGAGACCCCGATCTCACGGCCGAGGGACATGCGCAAGCCTCCAAACTGCTCGACAAGGTGCTTAAAGAGGAATTGCCGCGACCGACGGAGCTTTGGGTGTCCCCTAAAAAGCGCACGCATAGCACCTTCCGCCCCCTGTCCCAGCATCTGGGTCTGCCGCTGATCACCCAGGACGCGCTGCTAGAACAAAAAGGCGACGAAACCCTGAGTGATTTTCGTAAACGCATCAGCAAGCTTCTGGAAAATGCCGCCACCAAAACAGATGCGACAATTTTCATGTGCTCCCACTATGACTGGGTGGTTGAAGCCATGGGTGTGGCCCCTGCTGATAAAGATCTCTCTGATGCTGAGTTTTCCCACTGGAGTCCCTGCCAGCACGTCGGTTTTCATGTGAATTCCGACGGCGTTTTTGAATTCATCGAACTAAAAAGGATTCAACTATGA
- a CDS encoding fumarylacetoacetate hydrolase family protein, which produces MIRNIWAVGRNYAEHAKELGNEVPTEPMIFLKAGSTATLAAKELVVPAWMKEVHHEVELALQFDENLQIDEACIALDLTDRDKQNQLKSKGHPWTLAKSFKGATPLSAFFPVDDLEELKNLEIILKINGETRQMGNTNQMIFSLENLIEFVRQHFPVEPGDLLLTGTPAGVGPIRRGDALEAEIVGKMKHQWLAR; this is translated from the coding sequence ATGATTCGCAATATCTGGGCTGTCGGCCGTAATTACGCTGAACACGCAAAAGAACTGGGTAACGAGGTTCCCACCGAACCGATGATCTTTTTGAAGGCCGGAAGCACCGCCACTTTGGCCGCCAAAGAACTGGTTGTGCCGGCTTGGATGAAAGAGGTTCACCACGAGGTGGAACTGGCGCTGCAGTTTGATGAAAACCTGCAGATTGACGAAGCCTGCATTGCCCTGGATCTGACCGACCGGGACAAGCAAAATCAGTTGAAATCCAAAGGCCATCCCTGGACGCTGGCCAAAAGCTTCAAGGGCGCCACTCCTCTTTCGGCGTTCTTCCCGGTGGACGATCTGGAAGAGCTGAAGAACCTTGAAATTATTCTAAAAATCAACGGGGAAACCCGCCAGATGGGGAACACCAACCAGATGATTTTTTCTCTGGAAAACCTGATCGAATTCGTGCGCCAGCACTTCCCGGTTGAACCCGGCGACCTGCTTTTGACCGGCACTCCGGCCGGGGTCGGCCCTATTCGCCGTGGCGACGCTCTGGAAGCCGAAATCGTGGGCAAAATGAAACACCAATGGCTGGCTCGCTAG
- the pruA gene encoding L-glutamate gamma-semialdehyde dehydrogenase gives MNDIQSQIVSRGEEILKRMESQSKASIFSKDFWYGSIMEWSMKNEKFKTNMFRFVDVLPSINSGDEVARHLKEYFSEDGGTLPPVFNVGLGLGSLAPGLMAGAIKKNVMGMAKMFITGESPDEALPVLKKARKNKMTFTVDILGEATLSEKEAQDYSNKYMELISWLAKDAEKWDEVPQIDRDHEGALPKVNVSVKMTALYSQIKDAAWDESKKILKDRLRPVFRLGMEKGVFVNLDMEQYSVKHLTLEVFTELINEPEFKNYKFFGIVIQAYLRDSFEDVKSLTEFAQKRGTPFWVRLVKGAYWDYETIEAEQRGWPVPVYTNKAESDANYELCAKYLLENIKSIRPAFASHNVRTLAACMLYAEKLNIPKEALEFQMLYGMAEPIKKTIVDMGYRMREYAPVGELIPGMAYLVRRLLENTSNESWLRGKFADNKSMAELLKDPAQGLTPTSPVIPKKPGKFYNEPLLDFAVKADREKMQKALADAKASLPVNVNIVINNKELQSGKVFDRVNPSQSDQIVGKIQMATTEQAEQAMQAAQTAYKTWKNVPCEQRAALVDKLADIMTRDRFKLIATQVLEVGKPWAEADGDIGEAIDFCRYYARHMRELQKPLRVGGLPGELSHYIYKSRGVTAVIAPWNFPLAILAGMVTAAAVAGNTVVMKPAEQSTVVAWGLMKMIQEAGFPQGVINFLPGYGEEVGEYIVNHKYTTTIAFTGSKAVGLHIMNRAAVVQPGQQHVKRCIIEMGGKNAVIIDNDADLDEAVDGVIYSAFGFSGQKCSAASRVIVLDEVYDRFVDRLVETAKSIEIHPAENPKAYMGPVVDKEAYDRILGTIAEAEKNHKLLFKGSVPGGGFFAPPTIFGDVPGDAKLAQAEIFGPVVAVIRAKNLDQALEIANSTEYALTGGMFSRSPANIARVKEELEVGNLYVNRGITGAMVDRHPFGGFKMSGVGSKTGGPDYLKQYMEPACVTENTLRRGFAPAEE, from the coding sequence ATGAACGACATTCAGTCGCAAATTGTCTCCCGTGGTGAAGAGATTCTGAAACGCATGGAAAGCCAATCCAAGGCTTCCATTTTCTCCAAAGACTTCTGGTATGGCTCCATCATGGAATGGAGCATGAAAAACGAAAAATTCAAAACCAACATGTTCCGTTTCGTGGACGTGCTTCCTTCCATCAACTCGGGTGATGAAGTCGCGCGCCACTTGAAAGAATACTTCTCTGAAGACGGTGGCACTCTGCCTCCGGTATTCAACGTGGGACTGGGCTTGGGCTCTTTGGCTCCGGGCCTGATGGCTGGTGCTATCAAAAAGAACGTTATGGGTATGGCAAAAATGTTCATCACTGGTGAAAGCCCGGATGAAGCTTTGCCGGTTCTTAAAAAAGCCCGCAAAAACAAAATGACCTTCACTGTCGACATTTTGGGTGAAGCGACGCTGTCTGAAAAAGAGGCGCAAGATTACAGCAACAAGTACATGGAGCTTATCTCCTGGCTGGCGAAAGACGCCGAGAAATGGGACGAAGTTCCGCAAATCGACCGCGATCACGAAGGCGCTTTGCCGAAGGTGAACGTGTCCGTGAAAATGACGGCACTTTATTCCCAGATCAAAGATGCGGCTTGGGATGAATCCAAAAAAATCCTGAAAGACCGTCTGCGCCCGGTGTTCCGTCTGGGCATGGAAAAAGGCGTGTTCGTGAATCTGGACATGGAACAGTACTCTGTCAAACACCTGACACTGGAAGTGTTCACAGAGCTGATCAACGAACCTGAATTCAAAAATTACAAGTTTTTTGGCATCGTGATTCAGGCTTACCTGCGCGATTCCTTCGAAGACGTCAAATCCCTGACAGAGTTCGCGCAAAAACGCGGCACTCCGTTCTGGGTTCGACTTGTTAAGGGAGCCTACTGGGATTACGAAACCATCGAAGCTGAACAGCGTGGCTGGCCGGTGCCGGTTTACACCAACAAGGCTGAATCCGACGCCAACTACGAGTTGTGCGCGAAGTACCTTCTGGAAAACATCAAATCCATCCGCCCTGCTTTTGCATCCCACAACGTCAGAACTTTGGCGGCGTGCATGCTTTACGCAGAGAAACTGAACATCCCGAAAGAGGCTTTGGAATTCCAAATGCTTTACGGAATGGCAGAACCCATCAAAAAAACCATCGTGGACATGGGCTACCGTATGCGTGAATACGCTCCGGTGGGGGAACTGATCCCAGGCATGGCGTACCTGGTGCGCCGTCTTCTGGAAAACACGTCCAACGAATCCTGGCTGCGTGGCAAATTCGCCGACAACAAATCCATGGCGGAGCTTTTGAAAGATCCGGCGCAAGGATTGACTCCGACGTCTCCGGTTATTCCGAAAAAACCTGGCAAGTTCTATAACGAACCGCTGTTGGATTTCGCAGTGAAGGCTGATCGCGAAAAAATGCAAAAAGCACTGGCTGATGCGAAAGCCTCTTTGCCAGTGAACGTGAACATCGTGATCAACAACAAAGAACTTCAATCCGGCAAAGTCTTTGACCGTGTGAATCCATCCCAGTCCGATCAGATCGTGGGTAAGATCCAGATGGCAACAACGGAGCAGGCTGAACAAGCCATGCAAGCAGCGCAAACTGCTTACAAAACCTGGAAGAACGTTCCTTGCGAACAGCGCGCCGCTTTGGTTGATAAACTTGCTGACATCATGACCCGTGACCGCTTCAAACTGATTGCGACGCAAGTCCTTGAAGTAGGTAAACCATGGGCGGAAGCTGACGGCGATATCGGCGAAGCGATCGACTTCTGCCGTTACTATGCCCGCCACATGCGCGAGCTGCAAAAACCACTTCGCGTGGGTGGCTTGCCGGGTGAACTGTCCCACTACATCTACAAATCCCGTGGTGTGACGGCGGTGATTGCTCCTTGGAACTTCCCTCTGGCGATTCTGGCCGGCATGGTGACTGCGGCGGCTGTTGCGGGCAACACCGTGGTGATGAAACCTGCAGAGCAGTCCACAGTGGTTGCCTGGGGCTTGATGAAAATGATCCAGGAAGCCGGATTCCCACAAGGCGTGATCAACTTCCTTCCGGGTTACGGTGAAGAGGTCGGCGAGTACATCGTGAACCACAAGTACACGACCACGATCGCCTTCACAGGTTCCAAAGCCGTGGGCCTGCACATCATGAACCGCGCAGCGGTGGTTCAGCCAGGCCAGCAGCACGTCAAACGTTGCATCATCGAGATGGGCGGTAAAAACGCCGTGATCATCGACAACGATGCGGATCTGGATGAAGCAGTTGATGGCGTGATCTATTCTGCGTTTGGTTTCAGCGGTCAGAAATGTTCTGCTGCCAGCCGCGTGATCGTGCTGGATGAAGTTTACGACCGTTTCGTGGACCGTCTAGTGGAAACAGCGAAATCCATCGAAATCCACCCGGCTGAAAATCCAAAAGCTTACATGGGTCCAGTTGTCGACAAAGAAGCTTACGACCGCATCCTGGGAACGATTGCGGAAGCAGAAAAAAATCACAAACTGCTGTTCAAGGGCTCGGTTCCTGGCGGCGGATTCTTTGCCCCGCCGACAATCTTTGGTGATGTTCCAGGCGACGCGAAGCTGGCTCAGGCTGAAATCTTCGGCCCGGTGGTGGCTGTGATCCGCGCGAAAAATCTGGATCAGGCGTTGGAAATCGCCAACAGCACCGAGTACGCGCTGACGGGCGGTATGTTCTCTAGAAGCCCGGCAAACATCGCTCGCGTGAAAGAAGAACTGGAAGTCGGAAACCTTTATGTCAACCGTGGCATCACCGGCGCAATGGTCGACCGTCATCCGTTCGGTGGCTTCAAGATGTCTGGTGTTGGTTCTAAAACCGGCGGCCCGGATTACTTGAAACAGTACATGGAGCCAGCGTGCGTGACCGAGAACACTCTTCGTCGCGGCTTTGCTCCGGCGGAAGAATAG